In Macadamia integrifolia cultivar HAES 741 chromosome 1, SCU_Mint_v3, whole genome shotgun sequence, a single window of DNA contains:
- the LOC122075127 gene encoding pentatricopeptide repeat-containing protein At1g71060, mitochondrial has protein sequence MGFSRFSNRLSRPVESEFRVCLTSGKTTKDVLPLPSSSLSSSLEVGPLRSHCDTVEPKKDSISTHSPISGYKSRISLPFPPSGLGSCRSIHGGLVLTQAFTETNDENPNPVDDRSMEDTEKLCKILSNHSGISGIESSLDRCGVKVSPFLVEEVLKKLSNAGTLALLFFRWAEKQEGFKHTTGIYNALIDTLGKIKQFKLIWNLVNTMKSKALLTKDTFALIIRRYARARKINEAIETFERMEKFGLNPDLLDFNRFIDTLSKSRHVKKAQEVFDEMKNRRFTPDLRTYTILLEGWGQEQNELKLKEVYTEMRDEGLKPDVVTYGIIINAFCKLRKYKEAIDLFREMETKNLKPSPHIYCTLINGLGAEKRLKEALEFFEQSKASGFKLEVPTYNAVVGTYCYSKRMFDAFRVVDEMRQCGVGPDARTHEIILHHLIKAGRRKEAYSLFQRMGTESGCEPSLNIYSVIVKMFCDEERTDLAIRVWNEMKAKGVLPGMHMFSVLIKSLCDENKLDDACKYFQEMLDLGIRPPGPMYSQLKEALIEDGKKDIALILWQKLETLRKRPLVG, from the coding sequence ATGGGTTTCTCTCGTTTCTCGAATCGGCTTTCAAGACCGGTAGAATCAGAATTTCGTGTTTGTCTCACGTCAGGGAAGACCACGAAAGATGTTCTTCCTCTCCCCTCGTCGTCTCTAAGCTCCAGTCTTGAAGTGGGTCCTCTCAGATCCCATTGTGATACAGTAGAACCCAAAAAGGACTCCATTTCCACTCACTCTCCCATCTCAGGTTATAAAAGCCGCATTTCCTTGCCTTTTCCTCCTTCAGGTTTAGGTTCCTGCAGATCGATCCATGGTGGTTTAGTTCTAACTCAAGCTTTTACTGAGACCAACGATGAGAACCCAAATCCCGTTGATGATCGAAGTATGGAAGATACTGAGAAACTGTGTAAGATACTCTCCAATCATTCTGGAATTTCCGGCATTGAGTCCTCTCTTGATCGTTGTGGGGTCAAGGTCTCCCCTTTTCTAGTCGAGGAAGTCCTTAAGAAGCTCAGCAATGCAGGAACACTGGCGCTGTTGTTCTTCCGGTGGGCCGAGAAGCAAGAAGGCTTCAAGCATACAACTGGGATATACAATGCTCTCATCGATACTTTGGGCAAAATCAAACAGTTCAAATTGATCTGGAATCTGGTTAATACCATGAAGAGCAAGGCCTTACTGACCAAAGACACATTTGCGCTTATTATCCGAAGATATGCGAGGGCTAGGAAGATTAATGAAGCAATCGAGACTTTCGAGAGGATGGAGAAGTTCGGGTTGAATCCAGACTTACTTGATTTTAACCGATTCATTGATACTCTCAGCAAGTCTAGGCACGTTAAGAAAGCACAGGAGGTATTCGATGAAATGAAAAACAGAAGATTTACACCTGACCTCAGGACTTACACAATTCTCTTGGAAGGATGGGGCCAAGAACAAAATGAGCTGAAGCTGAAAGAAGTGTATACGGAGATGAGAGATGAAGGGTTGAAACCAGACGTTGTTACCTATGGGATTATCATCAATGCTTTCTGTAAACTAAGGAAATATAAAGAAGCCATTGACCTGTTCCGCGAGATGGAAACGAAGAACTTGAAGCCCAGTCCTCACATTTATTGTACTCTGATCAATGGATTAGGTGCTGAGAAGAGATTGAAAGAAGCCCTTGAGTTCTTTGAGCAATCCAAGGCCAGTGGATTCAAACTAGAAGTACCTACTTATAATGCAGTAGTTGGGACTTATTGTTATTCGAAACGTATGTTTGATGCATTCAGGGTAGTTGATGAAATGAGGCAATGTGGGGTTGGCCCGGATGCTAGGACGCATGAGATAATTCTTCACCATCTGATAAAGGCTGGCAGAAGAAAAGAAGCCTACTCTCTTTTCCAGAGAATGGGTACTGAGTCTGGTTGTGAACCAAGTTTGAACATCTACTCAGTGATAGTGAAGATGTTCTGTGATGAGGAGCGGACCGATTTGGCTATCAGGGTATGGAATGAGATGAAGGCCAAGGGAGTTCTTCCTGGAATGCATATGTTTTCAGTTTTGATTAAGAGTCTCTGTGATGAGAATAAGTTGGATGATGCTTGCAAATATTTTCAAGAGATGTTAGATTTGGGTATCAGGCCTCCTGGTCCGATGTACAGTCAATTGAAGGAGGCTCTTATagaagatgggaagaaggaTATTGCTCTAATTTTATGGCAGAAGCTTGAAACATTAAGGAAAAGACCTTTGGTTGGTTAA
- the LOC122078770 gene encoding beta-glucuronosyltransferase GlcAT14A-like, whose protein sequence is MAAEKKWLFTLFSAAFVSALLFLSAMSGFSASASFGSRRTFSSAVRYGANYPPAFAYYISGGRGHKDQIFRLLLAVYHPRNRYLLHLEPDASKEEREKLVEAVRAVPAIRAFGNVDVIGKPDPVTYMGSSNIAATLRAAAILLRVDSGWDWFITLSAMDYPLLTQDDLSHVFSTVRRELNFIDHTSDLGWKEFQRVQPIVVDPGIYLARRTQIFQATQKRPTPDAFKFFTGSPWVILSRAFLEFCVLGWDNIPRTLLMYFTNVLIPQEGYFHSVVCNSPEFRNTTVNSDLRYMIWDNPPRMEPHYLNATDYDLMVQSGAAFARQFHKDDRVLDIVDDKILMRGSNRAAVGAWCSGKRHWWMDPCSKWGDVNIVKPGPQAEKFKEVLTGLIDDLSSQSRSCK, encoded by the exons ATGGCAGCTGAGAAGAAATGGCTCTTCACCCTCTTCTCTGCCGCCTTCGTTTCCgctcttcttttcctctctgcAATGTCTGGTTTCAGTGCATCTGCTTCTTTCGGCTCACGTAGGACGTTCTCTTCCGCTGTTCGGTATGGGGCTAATTATCCTCCTGCTTTTGCTTATTATATCTCTGGAGGGAGAGGGCATAAAGACCAGATCTTCCGATTATTGCTTGCGGTTTATCACCCACGTAACCGCTATCTTCTCCATCTTGAGCCCGATGCTTCAAAAGAAGAACGGGAGAAGCTGGTCGAAGCGGTCCGTGCTGTTCCAGCTATACGCGCTTTTGGGAACGTTGATGTTATAGGTAAACCGGATCCTGTCACGTACATGGGATCGTCGAACATTGCTGCCACGCTTCGTGCGGCTGCAATTCTTTTGAGGGTTGATAGCGGTTGGGATTGGTTCATCACTTTGAGTGCAATGGATTATCCACTTCTTACTCAAGATG ACTTGTCTCATGTATTCTCCACAGTGAGGAGGGAACTCAATTTCATTGATCACACCAGTGACCTTGGCTGGAAAGA GTTCCAGAGGGTCCAACCAATCGTAGTGGACCCAGGTATTTACTTGGCTAGGAGGACGCAAATCTTTCAAGCTACACAGAAGCGGCCGACACCTGATGCTTTCAAATTTTTTACAG GTTCCCCGTGGGTTATTCTGAGCCGAGCCTTCTTAGAATTCTGTGTGCTTGGTTGGGATAATATTCCACGAACTCTTCTTATGTATTTTACAAATGTACTTATACCCCAAGAAGGGTATTTCCATTCTGTAGTTTGCAATTCACCAGAGTTCCGTAACACAACTGTGAACAGTGATCTAAGATACATGATCTGGGACAATCCCCCCAGGATGGAACCTCACTATCTCAACGCTACAGACTATGATCTCATGGTGCAGAGTGGGGCTGCCTTTGCGAGACAGTTCCATAAAGATGACCGGGTGCTGGACATAGTTGATGACAAGATCCTAATGCGTGGTTCCAATCGTGCTGCCGTAGGTGCATGGTGCAGTGGCAAGAGACACTGGTGGATGGATCCATGCTCAAAGTGGGGTGATGTCAATATTGTGAAGCCTGGGCCACAAGCAGAGAAGTTCAAGGAGGTACTAACAGGCCTTATTGATGATTTGAGTTCACAGTCAAGATCATGCAAGTGA